A genomic segment from Fibrobacter sp. encodes:
- the rpsH gene encoding 30S ribosomal protein S8, whose amino-acid sequence MAMTDPIADMLTRVRNACKAKLPVVDIPASNLKREIARVLQEKGFIKKFVVVDDGKQGILKVLLRYTKGESAIQGIQRVSTPGLRHYVDVAKLPRVRNGLGYAIISTSKGVMTDHEAREQKVGGEVIAKVW is encoded by the coding sequence ATGGCAATGACAGATCCTATCGCCGATATGCTCACCCGCGTGCGCAACGCCTGCAAGGCTAAGCTGCCCGTGGTTGACATTCCTGCCAGCAACCTGAAGCGTGAAATTGCACGCGTTCTGCAGGAAAAAGGTTTCATCAAGAAGTTCGTCGTCGTCGATGACGGCAAGCAGGGCATCCTCAAGGTTCTGCTCCGTTACACGAAGGGCGAATCCGCTATCCAGGGCATCCAGCGCGTTTCTACGCCGGGTCTTCGCCACTACGTCGACGTGGCTAAGCTTCCGCGCGTCCGCAACGGCCTTGGCTATGCTATCATCTCCACATCTAAAGGTGTCATGACTGACCACGAAGCCCGCGAACAGAAGGTGGGTGGCGAAGTCATCGCAAAGGTATGGTAA
- the rplR gene encoding 50S ribosomal protein L18: MTAIAKKRIQSRIARHARVRKSVVGTAECPRLAVRRSLSHMVAQIIDDANNKSLVQLATTAKEFQGKFGEMTKTEQAKQLGLQVAEVAKSKGIESVVFDRGGYIYHGRVQALAEGAREGGLKF, from the coding sequence ATGACTGCAATTGCTAAGAAAAGAATCCAGTCCAGAATCGCACGCCATGCTCGTGTGCGCAAGTCTGTTGTCGGAACTGCAGAATGCCCTCGTTTGGCTGTTCGCCGTTCCTTGTCTCACATGGTCGCCCAGATTATCGATGATGCGAACAACAAGTCTCTCGTCCAGCTCGCTACGACTGCCAAGGAATTCCAGGGCAAGTTCGGCGAAATGACGAAGACTGAACAGGCCAAGCAGCTCGGCCTCCAGGTCGCAGAAGTCGCCAAGTCCAAGGGCATTGAATCCGTGGTCTTCGACCGCGGCGGTTACATCTATCACGGTCGCGTTCAGGCTCTCGCTGAGGGAGCTCGTGAAGGCGGACTCAAATTCTAG
- a CDS encoding type Z 30S ribosomal protein S14 — protein MASRRMIEKCKRTPKYTVRGYNRCKRCGRPHAFMRRFGLCRICFREMALAGEIPGITKSSW, from the coding sequence ATGGCAAGCAGAAGAATGATTGAAAAATGCAAGCGTACCCCGAAGTATACCGTTCGTGGGTATAACCGTTGCAAGCGTTGCGGTAGGCCGCACGCCTTTATGCGCCGCTTTGGCCTTTGCCGTATTTGCTTCCGCGAAATGGCACTCGCCGGCGAAATCCCCGGTATCACAAAGTCGTCTTGGTAA
- the rplE gene encoding 50S ribosomal protein L5 produces MNQMKQFYLEKVVPALQAKFAYKNVMEIPRLEKIVVNMGVGAAAQNRKILDEAAETLTAITGQKAVVTTAKKAIANFHLREGLGIGAKVTLHGDMMWDFLFRFININLPRVRDFRGLARRGFDGMGNFTLGIKEQTIFVEIDIDKISRTFGMDISFVTSAKTDDEGRALLEELGLPFRK; encoded by the coding sequence ATGAATCAGATGAAGCAATTTTATCTCGAAAAAGTCGTTCCGGCCCTGCAAGCAAAATTTGCCTACAAGAACGTGATGGAAATCCCGCGTCTCGAGAAGATCGTGGTGAACATGGGCGTTGGCGCCGCTGCTCAGAACCGCAAGATTCTGGACGAAGCCGCTGAAACGCTTACCGCCATTACGGGTCAGAAGGCCGTAGTCACCACAGCGAAGAAGGCTATCGCCAACTTCCACCTCCGTGAAGGTCTCGGCATCGGTGCCAAGGTCACTCTCCACGGCGACATGATGTGGGACTTCCTTTTCCGTTTCATCAACATCAACCTCCCGCGTGTCCGTGACTTCCGTGGTCTCGCTCGCCGTGGTTTCGATGGAATGGGCAACTTCACTCTCGGTATCAAGGAACAGACGATTTTCGTCGAAATCGATATCGACAAGATTTCTCGTACCTTCGGTATGGACATCTCCTTCGTGACCTCTGCAAAGACGGACGACGAAGGCCGCGCCCTTCTCGAAGAACTTGGACTCCCCTTCAGGAAGTAA
- the rplF gene encoding 50S ribosomal protein L6: MSRIGKAIINIPAGVKVAVNGQNIKVEGPKGKLETNVHELISIKLEGNQLSFSRPDDQKFTRAIHGTTRALVNNMVEGVTKGFEKTLEIVGVGYRVEQKGKDLNLVLGFSHPVIFKAPEGVELKAVDPLKISISGIDKQKVGQAAAEIRKYRKPEPYKGKGIKYAGEIIRRKQGKKTGK, encoded by the coding sequence ATGTCCCGTATCGGAAAAGCTATTATCAATATCCCGGCTGGCGTCAAAGTCGCCGTCAATGGTCAGAACATCAAGGTGGAAGGCCCGAAGGGCAAGCTCGAGACCAACGTCCACGAACTCATCTCCATCAAGCTCGAAGGCAACCAGCTTTCGTTCTCCCGTCCTGACGATCAGAAGTTCACCCGCGCCATCCACGGCACGACCCGCGCCCTCGTCAACAACATGGTCGAAGGTGTCACCAAGGGTTTCGAGAAGACTCTCGAAATCGTCGGTGTGGGCTACCGCGTCGAACAGAAGGGCAAGGACCTGAACCTCGTTCTCGGTTTCTCTCATCCGGTTATTTTCAAGGCTCCGGAAGGCGTCGAACTCAAGGCTGTTGACCCGCTGAAGATCTCCATCTCCGGCATCGACAAGCAGAAGGTCGGCCAGGCTGCCGCGGAAATCCGCAAGTACCGTAAGCCTGAACCGTATAAGGGCAAGGGCATCAAGTACGCCGGCGAAATTATCCGTCGTAAGCAAGGTAAGAAGACAGGTAAATAA